DNA from Sulfurimonas gotlandica GD1:
TGAGAATTTTCTCTATCTATAAAAGTTACATCAAAATAGTTAATCAATCGTGTTTTACCAGGGGTTGATGATACTTTAGCAAGTCCTTTGTGATTCGTAAGTGCATTTAAAAGGGAGCTCTTACCTACGTTTGAGCGTGCCATAAAGACAACTTCATTTTGCTCATCGGTTTCAGGTGCACCACTTATATTTGCTGCGGAAGTAACAAACTTTGCTTCTACTATTTCAACCATATTATTCTTTCTCCTCAACCATTTTAAAAATCATTATAACAGGCTCTTTTTTAGCCCCTCTTGCGTACGCTTTGCCCTCTATAGTTTTGAGCACAACTTCGTCACCTATAATCTCTTTTTTCTCATCTATCTGTTTTAAATGAACATCCGTGAAAAAGTGATACTCTTTGATTGTAGGCATATAGATAACTTTTCCGGCTACACCCTGGTATAGAGATCCTTTTTTTGTTTCTATATTAAATGAAACCTCACCTTCTGCTATATACTTCGTAGGCTGATGCTTAGCATCTGTATGCACAGTTACTTTCGAAGCATTAAGCTCATCATTACCTTTAATGATATTAACTTTACCTTGAAATATAGATATACCTGTTTTTTCATCTGCGTCAAACTGATTTGCTTTTATCTTTAACTCTTGTGATATTAAAGATGATGCTAAAAAAATTGTCATAATTGTTAAAAGTTTCATAATTATTTCTCCTGTATTTGGTATTTTGCTACTACATTTTTAGATTTTACTCTATTTAAGCGATTATCGTAAGTAAGTGAAGTCCCAACAACCCTGTTTGAATCTCTATATATCACATAATCTTTATTTGTCTTGGCAATTGCACTTTTTTTGTTGTAAGTTGCCTCTTGTGATTCAAAAATCAGACCGTCTTCTCTGTTGTAAATCACGTTTCCAGTAAGATCTATAACATCATCTTTATCTCTATATAATCCATTATCAGCTCTCATATTAGCAATAAAATTTTTAGAGTTATCTGTATAGTCTATGTTAAAAACTTTATATCTATCATTATATCTAATAGCTTTAGAACCCTTCATAAGCGTTACTAACCCATCTTGAGAAAGTTCATGAAGCGTAAAAGCTTCAAGCTGAAAAAGTGGGACATCAACAAACTCTTGCTGTTTGATATTCATTGGTTTAAAACCAATAAATATCATTAACAATCCTATTGAAATTCCTATGAAAAATATATTTATATTCAATCTATATCCATACTGCCATAAATTCTTCTCTCTGGTCGTTTTCATCAACTAGAGTGTCAATCATCTCTCTTACGGCACCGTCACCGCCATTGCGAGTTAGAACTTTATTTACGATCTCTTTAATCTCTTTTACGCCATCATTTGGCGTAAAACTTTTACCAACTAGACTTAGCATGTTATAATCATTTAAATCATCACCAATAGCACCAACTTCGTAGAAGCTAAGTCCAAGTGAGCTAACTATCTCTTTTAAGACTCTATCTTTATCTCTTATGCCCTGATGAATGTGCTGAATGCCAAGCTCTTCAGCTCTTCTTTGAACTATTTTAGAGTTTCTTCCTGTTATGATAGCGACTTGATTACCCATTTTTATCCAAGTACTGATACCAAGACCATCTTTTACATTAAAGATTTTACTCTCTATCGCATCTGCTGAATATATAAGCCCGCCATTAGTTAAGCAGCCATCTACATCTAAAATAATCAACTTAATCATAAAACATCTTTAGTGCTTGGAATACCAACTCTTTCATTTTTTGTAGTTGCGCGACGAATAGCAACTGCGAGAGCTTTAAACGATGCTTCAATAATATGATGCTTATTTCTTCCTCTAAGAGTAATAATATGGGTGCTTATTCTTGCATTAAGCACCAATGCTCTAAAGAACTCTTCAACTAGCTCTGTGTCAAAATTGCCAACCTTGCCCGCAACATCAGATTCGTACACTAAAAATGGTCTATTACTTAGGTCTAAGTCACAAGAGACACATGCTTCATCCATTACGATGTTAGCACTACCAAATCTCTCTATATTTTCAACAGGATAGATAGCATCTGCAATTAAAGATCCAAGAACAATCCCAACATCTTCAACACTGTGATGGTCATCTATGTGAGTATCACCAACACACTTTATGTTCATGTCAATAAGTGAGTGCTTTGAAAAGCTTTCAAGCATGTGATCTAAAAAACCAACACCTGTATCTATGTTACTATTGCCTTTTCCGTATAGTTCTAATGAAATTGTAATATCTGTCTCTTTTGTTTTTCTGCTTTTACTAATCATGTTTAATCCTCTCTTACTATAAATGCATTTTCAAAATTACCTTGTGATTTGTAATCTCTTGCTTCTTGCTCACTTTTAAAGCCTTTTAGCCAAACTTTAAAAATTCTACCATCTTCATTTTCCATATCTTTTATAACAGTTCTGTATCCATCTGTATTATCATATAATTCTTGTGTCTTTAAAGCTCCCTCTGCTTTTGAAAAAGATGCTATCTGCAGAGCAAATTCGCTGATAGTAGCTTTTTGAGGTGATTTTTTTAACTCTGCTATCGTTGGGATCTTCTTTTTTCCTTTTGACTCAAAACCTAAAATTTCTATACTTACAGGAGCAGTTCCAGTAGCAATCATATTTATTTTACTAGCTGCTGATTTAGAAAGATCTATAATTCTAGTATCTACAAAAGGTCCTCTATCATTAATCCTTACTACCGTAGACATGCCATTATCATGATTTGTAACTTTTACAATTGTATTCATAGGCAACGTTTTGTGTGCTGCAGTCATATCATACATATTATATATTTCACCATTAGAAGTATGTTTTCCATGAAAATCAGGACCATACCAGCTAGCTCTACCGTCAAACTCATCACCAACACCCACAACTGTAGGATAATACTTAATACCTCTAATAACATAAGGTCTCATCGTGGGATGAGAATATGTCTTGTTGTCCATAACAGAGCTATGATCGCTTTTATTTGCTGAGTAAGATTTAGGTGCAGAATATTTATGGCTATTATATACCCTCTTGCCTCTTGTGCTACAGGCACTAAAAAACAATACAGATAAAATCAATAAAACAGATATTAGTTTATTCATTTATTTTTAGCCTGTCGCCTATTCTGATTGCACTTCCACTTAAATGGTTTTGAAGTTTAATATTTTGAACACTTACTTTGTGAGCTTTAGATATAGAATCTAGTGTGTCTCCTTTTTTTACCATGTAATAATGTCTTGTATCTATTTTTGTTGCTTTTATTCTGATGTCTATAGGGATTATAAGTCTCTGGTTTAATTTTAAGCGAAAACTTTTAAGTTTATTAAAGTCTTTGATAACATTGTATGAAACACCATATTTTTTTCCTATAAAAGATAAGTTATCACCTTTTGTTACCACATGGACTTTATAGATATTTTTCATTGGTTCTGGCTGATATTTACGTTTAAACTCATTTAACTTGATATATGGGATATAAACTTCATAAGAATCTGCATAAGGAGGTACAAAGTCATATTTAAGGTGTCTGTTTAATTTTTTCAACTCTCCCAAAGGTATACCAACCATTTTAGATAATCTAACAATTGAATCACCACTTGAGAGTTGCACAGTTGAAATCGAGTAAGCATTTGCACGATTTAATAGATGCTCATATTCACTGTGCATTAAAAATTGCTCATCTTGTCCTACCATAGCAAGGGCTACGATTTTTCTGATGTAGTATCTACTCTCTCTTGGAATATATTTCTTTTTAGGATCAAGTAAAACAGAAAGTTCATTACTGCCTGCTTTTTTAATGGCATGATTTAATCTTCCGCCACCACAGTTGTAAGCGATAGCAGCTAAATACCACTTGCCAAATCTTTTATGAAGAGATGATAGATATTTCGCTGCTGCTTCAGTTGACTTGATAAGATCACGTCTCTCATCTACATATTCATCAATCTTAAGCCCGTAAAGTTTTGCCGTACCTGGCATAAACTGCCAAAGTCCAGATGCTCTTTTTTTAGAATATGCTTTTGTTGAAAAGTTTGACTCTGCCATTGCAAGATACAAAAACTCCGGAGGAACGCCATGTTTAGCCAAAATACCTTTAATAGCAGGGATAAAGGTATATGCTTCATCCATAGCTTTGAAGAAATGTTTATTTTTCTGTATTGTTGACTTTTCAACCTTCATCTGATTCATAATCGGATCATAAAGGAAAGAAGCCTCAATATCAAATGACTCCAAAAGAGCCACTTCCTTGTTGTGGTTGAAAACATATGTTAAATTAGCACTCAGCAGGATCGGTAAAAGTAGTAGAAGAAAATATTTTATCATTTAGTAACTCTAATTTTAAATTTAAAGCTTAGATTCTACCCAAAAAAATATTAAAATCAGCGTAAAGCAAAGAGTTTTTGGGCATTTTGTGTTGTTATATCCTTGATATTTTTAAGTGGAATATCTAAAAGTTCAGACATTTTTTGCGCTACAAAAGTAGTATAAAAAGGCTCATTTCGTTCCCCTCTATGTGGTGCAGGAGTCAAATATGGTCCATCTGTTTCTATAAGAAGTTTCTCTTCTGGGATCTTTGGTAAAACATTAAGTAATTTCTTTGCATTTTTAAAGGTTAAAACACCGCCAATACCAAAATAAAAACCCTCTTTTGCTAAAGATAAAAGTTCTTCATCGGCATTGTAGCAATGTAAAACTCCACCAACTTCTTTAGCATCTGAGGCTAGTAGTATCTCCTTAGAGTCTCTAGAAGCATCTCTAATATGAATAATCAGAGGTTTTTTATACTTTTTCGCAAGCTCTATCTGCGCTCTAAAAACTTCTTTTTGGCGCTCTTTTTCTTTTAGTTTATCTTCATCACTACCTTCTAGTCTAAAGTAGTCTAGCCCGCATTCGCCGATTGCTACACACTTTTCGTGTTTAGCATACTTGTCAAAGTCAAGTGCATCAAAAGAGTCCATATCATAAGGATGAACACCAACAGCAAAATAAACGTCACTATTTGCTTCAACTATTTCTAAAGCTCTCTCTAGTGTATTTGGATGAGCTCCTGGAATAATAAACCTCTTTACTCCACCCTCTCTTGCTCTGTTGAGTACATCATCTATGTCGTCGTTATATCTTGGGTCATCCAAATGAATATGTGTATCAATTATCATCTACTCGCCTCTAAAAGTTCTTTTGCAAAACTTTTTGCTTCATTTGAAACGCTGTCTCCGCTGATGATTCTAGCAATTTCATCTACTCTGTCATCAAAGCTAAGTTCTTTGACCATAGACTCATCTCCACTTTTATGCACTAAGAAGTGTTGCTCACCCATAGAAGTAAGTTGAGGCTGATGTGAGATTACAAATATTTGGAAATGTTTTGAGAGTTGCCTTAAGACTTTCGCAACGCTCATAGACTCTTCACCGCTAAGATTAGCATCTATCTCATCAAGCATTAAAACACCGCCATTTTGGCTCATAAACTCTGATTTCATAGCCAGTATAGCAAGACGAAGCCTGTTAAATTCTCCAGTACTCACTTTTTGTAGTTCTGTGTTGTTTAGCTTCACTAGTATTTCATCCTTACCATAATCACACATCTCTGAATCTTGCATAGTAACTTTTGCATTTCTCAGATACAGTTCTTCTAGATATCTGTTTAAATCATCGTTAAATGACTTAAGTTCTTCTTCTCTAAGAGCAGTTAATAAATTTGAAAGTTTTTTAACTTCACTGCTTAATGCTGCTTCTCTTTTAACCAGTTCATCTTTTGTAATTTCAATATTTTCATACTTAGCTAGTTCGATTATTTTTTGCTCTTTATATGCAAGAGCTTCTTCTATGCTTCCATATCTTCTCTTAAGTCCACTAAGCTCTTCTATTCGATTTAAAACCTCTTCTATGTCTACATCTTCAAGAGCATTAAATTTTGCTTCTGCACTATCAAATAGAGCTCTTAACTCATTCATAGTGTCATCGAAGAAAGAACTGTCTGCATCTAGCGAGTCTAAAGCACTGTTAACTGAATGTTCATTATCAAAAATCGAGTTCGCTAAAGATATAGTTTCCAAGACTTTCTCTTTACGGGATAGCTCTTTTTTTATCTCCAATAATTCTTCATCTTCAGATACTTTTGGATCTATTTCTTGAATCTTATTTATCTCAAAAGTTGCAAATTCTTTAAGCTCTACTATCTTTCTCTCTTCTTCTTCGATTTGGTTTAGTTCTACCCTGACCTCTCTATGTTCAATAAATAATTTTTTATACTCATCTTTAATATTGTAGATATCTTTAGATTTGTTTTGAATTCTAGTATCTAATATAGAGATTAGGTTTTCATTTTCAAAATCACTAAAATCTTTCAGGCTCAGGTGTCTTAAATAGTTTGAAGAAAGGCCTGATATAGCTTTTTTGGAAACACTTTGGTTGTTTATGAAGTATCTTGATTTGTCTTTTTTAATGTGTTTAAAGATATTTATATCATCATTTTCTATACCAGTATCAGCAGAATTTATTTCCCATGTAACACTTGATTCACACAGAGACGCTTCACAAGATTCTGCACCTAAGGATGAAAGTATTGATTTCATAAGTATAGACTTACCGCTACCGCTTGGACCCGTAAAAACTACAAGTCCTGCAGTTGGGTTCAGTTCAATCTCTCTAAAACTAAGATAGTCTTTTAGATAAAATCTCTCTATCATCTTTACTCCCCCCATCTAAGTTTTTGTTTAAGTACATCAAAGTAGTTAAATTCTTCTCTATGAATCAATTTAGCTGTCCTTGTTGCTAGCTTAATATGAACACTTTGATTTTTATCTAGTTCATGCATATCTTGACCATCTATGATTACCAAAGCTCTAGGTTCTGGTGTTTTCATCTCAATAGAGAACTCACCGGGAAGCACAACCGGTCTTTGAGTTAGAGAGTGAGGACATATAGGAGTAAGCACAAAAACTTTAGAAAGAGGAAAGAGAACAGGACCTCCAGCAGAAACATTATAAGCAGTTGAACCTGTAGGAGTAGCAACAATAACACCGTCTCCATAGTAGGTATTAAAGGCTTTCCCATCTACTAACGTTTCGATATGTATCATATTTGAAACAGAAGGACGAGTTAGAACCATATCATTAAAAGCATACATTTTTCTCTCATCGTTCTCGCTTACTATTCTAACTTCTAAAACAGAACGTTCATCTACTCTACTTTTGCCCCTAACCATATTCTCTACAAATTCGTCAAGTTCATCCAGATTTACATCTGCTAAAAAACCCAAACTACCTGCGTAAACACCTAAAACAGGGATGTCGTATTTAAAAGACCTTCTAACAGCAGAGATAAGAGTTCCATCACCTCCGAGTGTTACAAGAGCATCTACATGCATACACAAAGCGTCAAATTCAGTTCCCATAATATCTATCATAGCACCACTAATACTGTCTAGATAAACATCAATACCATGATTCTTGAAAATCTTTTCAAGTTTAAAATAACTGCTCTTGAGTTCTGGGGTTGATGGTCTTAGAAGAACACCAATTTTTTTTATGTTACTTGCTTGCAAACTAATCTCTTTTATAAATATTTTTATCTTATTATACACTCTTGTGGTTTAAAAACTAAAAATATTGCAAATTGTCATGCAAACATTTTATTTAAGTAGCTCTCTTAGTCTTGGATAAGCCAACTTTTGATATAATCGCGAAAATTATATATAGGATTCTATATTTTGAGAAGTCATTACTGTACAGATTTAAATGAAACAAATGTAGGACAAGATGTTGTTCTAACAGGCTGGGCAAATAATCATCGTGACCACGGCGGAATTATCTTTATCGATTTAAGAGATAAAACAGGTCTTATTCAACTAACATGTGACCCTGAAGATGGTGCTCAGGCACATAAAGTTGCTGATGGTGTTCGTGATGAATACGTTTTAATTGCTAAAGGTAAAGTTCGTCTTCGTGGTGAAGGTTTAACAAATCCAAAGCTAAAAACTGGTGCTATAGAAATTATAGTTACTGAGCTTATTATTGAGAATAAAAGTGCTCCTGTTCCTTTTGTTATAGGTGATCCTAATGTTGGTGAAGAGACAAGACTCAAGTATCGTTACCTAGAGCTTCGTGATCCTGCAGTATACGAAACGTTTCGTCTTCGTTCTAAAGCAGCAATCGCTGCAAGAAATATTCTTGATGAAAATGGCTTCTTAGAGGTAGAGACTCCTATTTTAACTAAGTCAACTCCTGAGGGTGCTAGAGATTATCTAGTTCCGTCTCGTGTTCACAATGGAGAGTTTTACGCTCTTCCTCAATCACCACAGCTTTTTAAACAACTTCTGATGGTTGGCGGATTTGACCGTTACTTCCAGATAGCTAAATGTTTCCGTGATGAAGATTTACGTGCTGATAGACAGCCTGAGTTTACTCAGATAGATGTTGAGATGAGTTTTTGTGACCAAGAAGACGTAATCGTAGTGGCAGAAAAACTTCTTACTGCGATGTTTAAGGCTTGTAACATAAACGTTCAAGCTCCATTTAACCGCATTACTTACAACAACGCTATGGAATGGTATGGTTCTGATAAACCAGACTTAAGATACGATCTTAAAATGGTTGATGTTATTGATATCTTTGAGAGATGTGATAATGAAATCTTTACTAACATCGCTAAAAAGCCACATATTAACCGTATTAAAGCTCTTAAAGTTCCTGGTGCAGATCTAGTATTTTCTAAACGTGAGATGAAAAGCTTCGAAGACTTCGTAAGACAGTTCGGTGCTCATGGTCTTGGTTACTTCCAGATGAAAGAAGACGGTCTTAAAGGTCCACTTATCAAATTTTTCTCCGAAGATGATATCGCACTTCTAGTTGAAAGACTTGGTATGGAAGTTGGTGACGTTGTATTCTTCGGTGCAGGTGATAAGAAAACTGTATGGGATTACATGGGTAGACTTAGAATTTTCATAGCTGAACATGAAAAGATGAATATCTTAGATAGAGATGCTTTCGAATTTGTATGGGTAGTTGACTTCCCGATGTTCGAAGTAGAAGATGGAAGAGTAAAAGCACTTCACCATCCGTTTACACAGCCTAAAGACACTGATAAAGATGATGTAGAAGAGATAGAGTCTATCGCTTATGACATCGTTTTAAATGGTACTGAACTTGGTGGTGGTTCTATTCGTATACACAAAGAAGCAGTACAAAATGAAGTATTTAAACTTCTAGGAATCGAAGAAGAAGAAGCACAAGAAAAATTTGGCTTCTTACTAGATGCACTTAAGTTTGGAGCACCTCCACATGGTGGTTTTGCTTTGGGCTTTGACAGAATGATGATGCTTATCACTAAAAAATCAAGCATCCGTGACGTTATTGCATTCCCTAAAACGCAAAAAGCTTCTTGTATTCTTACAAAAGCACCTAGTGCAGTTGACAACACTCAACTTCGTGACCTACATATTCGTCTACGCGAACAAGTAAAAGCATAATTTCAATTATGAAAAAATTATTTCTTATTATCGGAGCCCCAGGCTCTGGTAAGACTACAGATGCAGAGCTAATAGCTGAGCAAAATGACAACATCACTCACTACTCTACTGGCGATATGCTTCGTGCTGAAGTTGCTAGTGGAAGTGAGCTTGGTTTAGAGATAGATAGTTTTATATCTAAAGGGCTTATTGTTCCCATTAAAATTGCTATAGAGACTATCGTAAACGCTATTAAAAATGCTCCTACTGATATCATCATCATAGATGGTTATCCTAGAAGCATGGAGCAGTTAAACGCTTTAGATGAGTACTTAAACGGTGATGATTCATCTTTAGATCTTTGCAGTGTTATAGAAGTTGAAGTCAGTGAAGAGACTGCAAGAGACAGAGTTCTTGGTCGTGCCCGCGGTGCTGATGACAACACAGAAGTCTTTGACAACCGCATGAAAGTCTATACCCAACCTCTAGAAGACATACAAGCTTTCTATAGTGCTAAAAATATTTTAAAAGTGATTTCTGGCGAAGGGACTATCGAAGAGATAGTTTCTGAGATGGGAACTTTTATAGAATCTAAAATATAATCTAATATCTTTCTTCTAGTTCCCAAGTAAAACTTGGGAACTAAATACACTCCCGTGAGAAAGCTTTACAAGAATTTTTTATTACAATATTTTCTAAGAATTTTCTCTAATTCATCTGTATCTATTGGTTTTGAAATATAATCATCCATTCCATTTTCTAAAAATTTCTCTCTATCACCTTTTAACGCATTAGCGGTTACAGCTATGATTACTATATCTTTGGTATGCTCAAGTTTCCTAATAGTACTACTAGCTTCAATACCATTCATATTTGGCATATTTTCATCCATAAGTATTAAATCGTATTTATTATTCTTAACCTTATCTACAGCTTCGAGTCCATCGTTTGCTACATCATAAGTTAATCCAAAATCTTCTAATAGTATTGATAATAGCATTTGATTTGTTTTATTGTCTTCAACAATTAAAGCATTTCCATGAAGCAATTCTTGATTAATTGTCGCTACATCATCTTTATCAATATCTTCTTTTGCTTCTATTATTGGCAGCGTAAAATAGAATGTACTTCCAACACCTAATTCACTATTGACACCAATTTTACCACCCATCAATTCAACTAATTGTTTAACGATTGACAATCCAAGGCCAGTACCACCATATTTTCTAGTTGTACTACTATCTTCTTGCTCAAAAGCTTCAAATATTGTATCAGTTTTACTTGGACTTATTCCAACTCCACTATCTAGAACTTCACAATATATCTCATTTGTATTGTCTAAATAATTTACATTTACTTTAACGTCGCTATCCTCATTCGAGAATTTTAAAGCATTACTAAGCAAATTTGAAAATACCTGTTTAGTTCGCGTAATATCACCCTCAATAAATTTTGGAATCTTATCATCGATTGATAATTTTATTGTTATATTTTTCTCTTTTGCTCTTTGTCTAAATAATAGGATAGTTTGAGAAATAGCATCCAAAATATTAAATGGAACTTTTTCAATTGACAACATACCACTCTCTATTTTAGAAAAATCCAGTATATCATTCACGATATCAATTAATGTATAACTTGAGTCTTTTATGATTTTTAATTTTTCTTGCTTCTTAATATCTTTTTCATCTTTATATAAAAGATTTACAAAGCCCATAATTCCATTTAAAGGAGTACGAATTTCATGTGACATATTTGCTAAAAATTCAGATTTTGACTTGTTAGCTTTTTCTGCTTCATATTTAGCTTTATTTAGCTCTAAATATGTCCTTTTTTGTTCAGTAATATCTTGTCCTGACGTTAAGAGACCTATTGTGTTCCCTTGATCATCAAACAGAGTAGAGTATTTCCATAAAATAAGTTTTAACTCGCCACTTTTTGTCAATACATAGTTTTCATAATTGGGATATTTCTCTTTTTCTTCAATGATGTCGGAAGCCAACTCATTAATTTCGAGTTGAATGTTTTTTGGCAAAAAGTTTTCTATCCAATTTTTACCAATAATCTCATCTTTTGAATACCCTAAAAGTTTCGCGCCTTCTGTATTAATCATTGTTACGTTTTTATTGTTGTCTAACACCATAATTAAAACTTGCGCGATATCCAAGTAGTCTTTAACTTCTTTATCTTTAACTTCTTTCTCTCTATAACGGTTTTTTATGGCCATGTATATCACTATATGCAATATCATCAATACCACAAAAGAGAGTGCATTTATTAAGATATGCTCCTTAATTAGATTTTTTAAATAATTATTTTCTTCATAGGAAACAAGATAAGCTATTGTTTTTTTATCTTTAATATTTTTAATTGGTAAAAAAGCAACAATTTGTCCAGAGTCTTCTAATGCAAAAGAGTTATTATGCTGTATGCTATTATAAATCTTTTTTTTCAATTTATTGTTTAAATTAGTTTCTATCTCACTAAGATTTTTATCTTTATTCTTATCCTGAAGAAAATCTTCATGTTCAATACTTTTATTATAGTTAACCATATCCTTCATTTTCCAAATATTTGTCATAAAAATATTTTTATTTATGATAAAGTGAGCTTCAGTTTTATATAAATTTTCCATATGTTTTTTTAAAACGCTTGAAGAAAAAGCAATATCTACACTTCCTAAATACTCACCTTTATAATAGATAGGGTAAATATTACGAAACGCATGCATTATCTTGCCCTCTTCAAGTCCTCTAATTATTTTTTTATTTTCATTTACGTATCTAAAGCTATATCGAACTTTTGATAGGTCATCATTAAACTTATTCGGTTTATGCACTCGTAAAAATGTTTTATTATTTTCAAATGAAAAAAGCGTAATGATAACACCAACTTTTTTTAAATTATCAAAATGTGGTTTTATTATTTTAAATAATTCATTACGAAGTGGTATTAAAGAATCATCATTACTTGCATGTTTTGCTCTATATAAAAGTTCTAGTACATTTTCTCTATTTATGACTGTACTATTAATACTATCAGCTACTACCTCAAACCTTTTCATACTAACTCTATATGTATTATTCAGATTAGTAAGCTGTTGCGACAAAACAGCCTCTATACGGACTTGCTTGTCTTTATTTGTCACAAAATACACAATGCCAACAAGTATTATAAACATTGTAGTAATAATTATTTTTAATGAAAATAACGAATATATAATTTTTGAATTTTCTGATTTCATACATGTATAGTACATAATTATGTATATTTAATAACTTAAAATTATAACTGCATATGCATTATAACAACAAAAAGAAATATATAAAAATCGATGAAGAATTAAGGTTAAGTTTGTAGATGCTTGGTATAATCTAATATATTTTTAAAAGGTTTACAGTGGCACGAATACTCTTGGTTGAAGATGACCAAATACTTTCCGA
Protein-coding regions in this window:
- the hisB gene encoding imidazoleglycerol-phosphate dehydratase HisB, with the protein product MISKSRKTKETDITISLELYGKGNSNIDTGVGFLDHMLESFSKHSLIDMNIKCVGDTHIDDHHSVEDVGIVLGSLIADAIYPVENIERFGSANIVMDEACVSCDLDLSNRPFLVYESDVAGKVGNFDTELVEEFFRALVLNARISTHIITLRGRNKHHIIEASFKALAVAIRRATTKNERVGIPSTKDVL
- a CDS encoding septal ring lytic transglycosylase RlpA family protein; this encodes MNKLISVLLILSVLFFSACSTRGKRVYNSHKYSAPKSYSANKSDHSSVMDNKTYSHPTMRPYVIRGIKYYPTVVGVGDEFDGRASWYGPDFHGKHTSNGEIYNMYDMTAAHKTLPMNTIVKVTNHDNGMSTVVRINDRGPFVDTRIIDLSKSAASKINMIATGTAPVSIEILGFESKGKKKIPTIAELKKSPQKATISEFALQIASFSKAEGALKTQELYDNTDGYRTVIKDMENEDGRIFKVWLKGFKSEQEARDYKSQGNFENAFIVRED
- the lptA gene encoding lipopolysaccharide transport periplasmic protein LptA, coding for MKLLTIMTIFLASSLISQELKIKANQFDADEKTGISIFQGKVNIIKGNDELNASKVTVHTDAKHQPTKYIAEGEVSFNIETKKGSLYQGVAGKVIYMPTIKEYHFFTDVHLKQIDEKKEIIGDEVVLKTIEGKAYARGAKKEPVIMIFKMVEEKE
- a CDS encoding NAD(+)/NADH kinase, whose translation is MQASNIKKIGVLLRPSTPELKSSYFKLEKIFKNHGIDVYLDSISGAMIDIMGTEFDALCMHVDALVTLGGDGTLISAVRRSFKYDIPVLGVYAGSLGFLADVNLDELDEFVENMVRGKSRVDERSVLEVRIVSENDERKMYAFNDMVLTRPSVSNMIHIETLVDGKAFNTYYGDGVIVATPTGSTAYNVSAGGPVLFPLSKVFVLTPICPHSLTQRPVVLPGEFSIEMKTPEPRALVIIDGQDMHELDKNQSVHIKLATRTAKLIHREEFNYFDVLKQKLRWGE
- the lptC gene encoding LPS export ABC transporter periplasmic protein LptC, producing MKTTREKNLWQYGYRLNINIFFIGISIGLLMIFIGFKPMNIKQQEFVDVPLFQLEAFTLHELSQDGLVTLMKGSKAIRYNDRYKVFNIDYTDNSKNFIANMRADNGLYRDKDDVIDLTGNVIYNREDGLIFESQEATYNKKSAIAKTNKDYVIYRDSNRVVGTSLTYDNRLNRVKSKNVVAKYQIQEK
- a CDS encoding lytic transglycosylase domain-containing protein, whose amino-acid sequence is MIKYFLLLLLPILLSANLTYVFNHNKEVALLESFDIEASFLYDPIMNQMKVEKSTIQKNKHFFKAMDEAYTFIPAIKGILAKHGVPPEFLYLAMAESNFSTKAYSKKRASGLWQFMPGTAKLYGLKIDEYVDERRDLIKSTEAAAKYLSSLHKRFGKWYLAAIAYNCGGGRLNHAIKKAGSNELSVLLDPKKKYIPRESRYYIRKIVALAMVGQDEQFLMHSEYEHLLNRANAYSISTVQLSSGDSIVRLSKMVGIPLGELKKLNRHLKYDFVPPYADSYEVYIPYIKLNEFKRKYQPEPMKNIYKVHVVTKGDNLSFIGKKYGVSYNVIKDFNKLKSFRLKLNQRLIIPIDIRIKATKIDTRHYYMVKKGDTLDSISKAHKVSVQNIKLQNHLSGSAIRIGDRLKINE
- a CDS encoding TatD family hydrolase; its protein translation is MIIDTHIHLDDPRYNDDIDDVLNRAREGGVKRFIIPGAHPNTLERALEIVEANSDVYFAVGVHPYDMDSFDALDFDKYAKHEKCVAIGECGLDYFRLEGSDEDKLKEKERQKEVFRAQIELAKKYKKPLIIHIRDASRDSKEILLASDAKEVGGVLHCYNADEELLSLAKEGFYFGIGGVLTFKNAKKLLNVLPKIPEEKLLIETDGPYLTPAPHRGERNEPFYTTFVAQKMSELLDIPLKNIKDITTQNAQKLFALR
- a CDS encoding AAA family ATPase, with product MIERFYLKDYLSFREIELNPTAGLVVFTGPSGSGKSILMKSILSSLGAESCEASLCESSVTWEINSADTGIENDDINIFKHIKKDKSRYFINNQSVSKKAISGLSSNYLRHLSLKDFSDFENENLISILDTRIQNKSKDIYNIKDEYKKLFIEHREVRVELNQIEEEERKIVELKEFATFEINKIQEIDPKVSEDEELLEIKKELSRKEKVLETISLANSIFDNEHSVNSALDSLDADSSFFDDTMNELRALFDSAEAKFNALEDVDIEEVLNRIEELSGLKRRYGSIEEALAYKEQKIIELAKYENIEITKDELVKREAALSSEVKKLSNLLTALREEELKSFNDDLNRYLEELYLRNAKVTMQDSEMCDYGKDEILVKLNNTELQKVSTGEFNRLRLAILAMKSEFMSQNGGVLMLDEIDANLSGEESMSVAKVLRQLSKHFQIFVISHQPQLTSMGEQHFLVHKSGDESMVKELSFDDRVDEIARIISGDSVSNEAKSFAKELLEASR
- a CDS encoding KdsC family phosphatase is translated as MIKLIILDVDGCLTNGGLIYSADAIESKIFNVKDGLGISTWIKMGNQVAIITGRNSKIVQRRAEELGIQHIHQGIRDKDRVLKEIVSSLGLSFYEVGAIGDDLNDYNMLSLVGKSFTPNDGVKEIKEIVNKVLTRNGGDGAVREMIDTLVDENDQREEFMAVWI